The sequence ATCGCGACCGCGGCGAAGGCCAGCGGAATCACTTCCCAGGGCGCAGCGGCCCGCGGGAGCGCGGCGAAGGCGCGGGCCAGGCCCTCCCGGATGGCGTCCGAGGCCCGGGTGGGATCGACGTACGCGTCGTAACACAGCTGGAACGGGACGACCTGCTCAGGCTCGAAGCGGACCATGGCCTTCCTGAGCAGCTCCCACGGCTCCGGCCGCAGGGCGTAGAGGCTGACCAGCAGCAGCGCGTAGAGGATGCCGTACCTGTCCCAGGATTCCGGCCCGGCATCCTCGCCGGCGTCGAGCGCCCGGGTCAGCAGCCGGTACGCGGCGGAAACGTCGCCTTCGTCGTTCGTGAGCAGGTGGGCGGTGGCGGCGAAGACCAGCGCATCCGGGCTCTGCGGGGTCTGCCCGGCGTCCGCCAGCAGCCAGGTGACCTGGTCGAGCTGTCCGGCCATGGTGGCGAGGTGGGCGGCCTCGACCAGGCGCCGGGAGCGGTCTCCGGGGTGCGGGCTGAGTTCAGCCGCGCGCACCAGGGTGGCCACCGCGGTCGAGGCACGGCCGCGGTGCCGCGCGAGCATGGCCGCCTTGTCCAGCGCCCGGGCCACCGTCTCGTCGGGTCCGGTGCTGGCCGCGGCCAGATGGCACGCCTGGCGCTCGGGGTCGAAGGCCAGGGCCTCGGCGAGTGCCCGGTGCGCGGCCCGGCGCTCGCCCGGCGGGGCCAGGTACACAACCGCCGAGCGGGTCAGCGGATGGCTGAAGGTGACCTGTCCGGAGGCGGTGTCGGCGTGGACCAGCCGGGCCCGCTGTGCCGGGGCCAGGTCGTCCAGGTCCAGCGAGCATCGGGTCGTGACCCTGATGGTGTCCAGGTCGTCGTCGGCCGCCAGTGCGGCGAGCAGGAGTGCCTTTCTGGTCGCGCCGGGCAGCTGGTCGAGCTCGGGGGCGAAGGTGTCCAGCAGCCGCTCGGACAGGGGCAGCACGCTGGGCACCGGCTGTGCGCCGGAGCGCTGCCGGTCGTTCAGAGTCGTCGGTAGCTCTTGGAGGGCCAGCGGGTTACCCGCGGCCTGGGCCAGCAGCCGGCGCCGCACGGTCGGCGCCAGGCCCGGCCACCGGGCCTCCACAAGCTCCGCCGCCGACTGGTCGTCCAGGGGCGGCACCGTCCGTTCCGGCAGCCCCACCTGGTGGAGAAGCCCTTTCAGCCCGGTACGGGCGGCGGCCAGCAGGGCCACAGGGGCTTGGCCCAGCCGACGCATGGCGAAGGCCAGTACCGTGGCGCTGGCCGGGTCGATCCACGGTGCGTCATCGGCCACCAGCAGCAGCGGGCATTCGTCGGCGGCAGCGCCGAGCAGGGAGAGTACGGCTGTGCCGGCGGTCAGCGGGTCCGGGAGAGCTGCCGGCGTCAGGTCGAAGAGCCGGCAGAGGACATCGCGCTGCGGGCCGGGCAGGAGATCGGCGTCCGCGCGCAGTGGGTAGAGCATCTGGTGGATCATGGCGAAACTGATCCCGGCCTCGAACTGCGCGCCGCAGGCGCGCAGCACACGCCTGCCGGCGGCACTCGCCCGGGCCGCGGCGACGTCGAGCAGCGCGGTCTTCCCGACCCCTGGGTCACCACGCAGCAGCAACCTGCGGCCGACGGGGCCGTACCCGGTGCGATCCTGATCGGCGAACAGCGAGTCGATCAGCACCAGCTCGTCCGCGCGCCCCACGAGACCGCCGAAGTCGCAACCGGCGGGCTGCGCGGGATACCTCCGGCTCTCGGAAGTCGCCACAGTGGTGAGGATAGGTTCCGCTCGTAGCACGGCACAACGCCGACCGCGCGCGTACCGCCCACCTTACGGGGTGTGCTCAGGCCGATGGCGTGCTTGTTTTCACCGCTGTACGGCGCTTGCGGCGAAGGGCGGCCATACGGTCTCGGTGCTTCCCCGGCGACCGCCCTAGCGTGAACCCGCTCGATTCGCGGTCTTGACCGCGGAGACTCTAGAAGCCTTTGCGTACGCCGCCGTCGACCGACAGCATCACGCCCGTGAGGTACGACGCTGCGGGCGAGAGCAGGAAGGCGGCGCTGCGGCCGAACTCGTCCGGGGTTCCGTAGCGGCGCAGGGGGACGCCGGCGGCGGCGCCTTCGCGGGCGGCGTCGGCGTCACCGTGCCGTGCGTCGAGTTCGCGTACCCGGTCGGTCTCGATGTGGGCGGGCACGAGGCCGACGACGCGGATGCCTCGGGGGCCCAGCTCGTTGGCGAGGTTCTTCGCGTAGCCGGCCAGGCCCGGCCGCAGGGCGTTGGAGATCGCGAGGCCGGGAATGGGCTCGTACACGGAGCTGGAGAGGACGAAGCCGATGGCACCTCCCTCGCCCAGCTCGGCGGCGACGGCGCGGGAGAGCCGCACCGCGCCGAGGAAGACCGACTCGAAGGAGGCGCGCCACTGGTCGTCGTCGATGGTGTCCGAGGTGCCTGCCGGGGGCCCGCCGACGCTGATGAGCACTCCGTCCAGGCGCTTGAACGCGTCACGGGCCGCGGCGATCAGCCGCTCCGGAGTGTCGGCGTCGGCGTTGTCGGCCACGACGCCGACTGCCTGCCCTGGGCCGCCGAGGTCCGCCTGTGCGGCGGCGACCGACTTCTCGTCGCGGCCGCTGACGACCACCCGCGCGCCGTCCGCCACCAGTTCGCGCGCGGCGGCCATGCCCAGCCCGCGGGTGCCGCCGGTGACTATGTACACCCGGTCCTTCAGTCCGAAGTCCATGTTTGTTGTCCTCTCTCCGCTGTTCCTTCTTCGACCGCCCGATCCGCGCGGCCTACAACATCGCCTTCTGGGGCTGCGTGGCGACGACGATGACGGTGGTGGTGCCGGCGGTCAGGGCCGACTTGAACTCGCGCTCCAGGTCCTCGGTGGTATCCACGTCGACCGCGCGGCATCCGAAGCCGCGGGCGACGGAGGCGATGTCGAGCCCGGGCAGGTCGAGCCCGGGCACCCCGGGGGTCTCCTCCAGCACGGCGAACGACTTGAGGATGGAGTACTCCTGGTTGCGCATGACGACGTAGACGATCGGGAGGTTGTGCTGGGCGGCCGTGTAGATGGCCTGCACGGAGTACTGGAAGGAGCCGTCGCCGATCAGGCCGATCACCGGCCGTTCGGCGCCCCTGTCCCAGTCGCCGAGCGCGACGCCCACGGCGGCCGGGGTGCCCCAGCCGATGCCTCCGCTGGCCGTGGCGAAGAACGATCCGGTCCGGTTGGTGGGGAGCCACTCGATCTGCTGCGCCATCGTGGAGGTCGACTCGTTGACGATGACCGCGTCGGCCGGCCGGACCCTGCTGAGGGTGGCGTACACCTCCGGCGGGGTGAGCGGGGTGTTCGGCGCCTGGGGGAGCTCGCGGGGCCGCGGCATCGGTTCCGGCGCGGTCCGCGCCGAACCCTCAGCGACCATGTCCAGGAGCAGCTCGATCGCCGTCTTGGGATCGCCCAGGAGGCTGTCGCCGACGCGCGCCCCCGCGGCCACCGCCGGGTTGCCGGTGATCTGCAGCAGCTCCGTGCCCTCCGGCAGGTACGGCCCGGGCACGTAGGGGTAGTAGCGGAACACCTCCGCGCCGATCACGACCACCAGGTCGTGGCCCGTCAACCGATCGCTGATGGTCTTGACCGACATGCCGAGCGGGCCGCCGAAGAGGGGGTGGTCCTCGGGGAAGGAAGCCCGGTCCAGCAGCGGGGCGCCGTAGACGGCCGCGCGCAGCTTCTCCGCCAGCGCGACGGCCGCGTCCCAGCCACCGGCCCGGTCCACCTCCGGACCGAAGACCAGCGCGGGACGACGGCTGGCCGAGATGCGATCGGCGAACATGCGCAGCCGAGCGGTGTCGGGGGCGACGCGGTCGCTGACCGTCCGCACCCGGGTGAAGCCGGACAGGGGCCGCTTCCAGTCGTCCATCGGAATCGACAGGTACACCGGGCCCGTCGGCGGCTGCAGCGCCTCCGCGTAGGCCCGCATGAAGGCTTCGGGTACATCTTCGGCGCGAGCGGGTTCGTACGACCATTTCACCCACGGCTTGGGCAGCGTGACGGCCTCTCGGTTGCCGAGATACGGGTCGCCGATCACCAGCTCCCGGTGCTGCTGGCCGGAGGTGATGATCAGGGGTGTGTTGCCGTGGTAGGCCGCCACCAGGTTGCCCACCGCGTTTCCCATCCCGGCCGAGGAGTGCAGGTTGACCAGCGCGGGTCGGCCGGTGACTTGGGCGAAGGTGTCGGCCATCGCGATGACGGAAGCCTCCTGCAGTGCCAGGACGTAGGTGAAGTCCTCGGGGAATTCCTGCAGGAACGGCTGCTCGGTGGAACCGGGGTTACCGAAGACCGTGGTGAGTTTCAGGGTTCGCAGCAGGTCGTAGGTCACGCTGCGGACGGTGGACTTCTCAGTCATGGTTGCCATCGACTCCTTGCTGGGGCTGGGTTTCTGGTGCGACGGGTCTGGTGGAGGGGTGCGCGCTATTCCATGCGGTGCCGAGTGCCGTCTTCGGCGTCGTGGGGTGCCGGAAGCGTGCGCCAATCCGATCCTGCTGCACAAATAGGTACTTGTCATGACATATATACCGTCCGGTGACGAGCCTGATGGGGGGCTGGGCCCAGGTCGCTGAGGGCGTGGACCATGGCCGACCACTCGGTGAGCGAGGTACCGCCGATGCGTCCGTCCCGCGACTGGTCGGCGGCTGTCAGGTGAGGCGGCGGAGGGCCTCGGGAGCGAGGTCGGCGAGGGTGGGATAGCCGTCGACGGCCATGATCAGGTCTGCTTCGGCGAGCAGGGACCTCAGGACGTGGACGACGCCGGCCTCGCCGCCGTAGGCGAGGCCGTACGCGTAGGGGCGGCCAATGCCGACGGCGGTGGCGCCCAGGGCGATGGCCTTGATGATGTCGGCTCCCGTGCGGACACCGGAGTCGAACAGGACGGGCGTGTCGTCGGCGGCCTGTACCACGCCGGGCAGGACGTCGAGGGCGGGCAGGCCGCCGTTGGCCTGGCGACCGCCGTGGTTGGAGCAGTAGATGCCGTCCACGCCGCCGTCCTTGGCGCGGCGGACTTCGTCCGGGTGGCAGATGCCCTTCAGGATCAGCGGCAGGTCGGTGATCGAGCGCAGCCAGGACAGGTCGTCCCAGGTGAGCGGGTTGCCGAAGATCCGCACCCATTCGGCGACCGCGGCCGCCGGGTCGTCCTCCGGGCTGCGGGCGAGGCGGGCGCGGAAGACGGGGTCGCTGGTGTAGTTGGTCAGGCAGTTCCCGCGCAGCTGGGGGAAGTTGCTGACGGCGAGGTCGCGGGGGCGCCAGCCGGTGATCCAGGTGTCCAGGGTGACCACGATGCCCTTGAAGCCGGCCTTCTCGGCCCGGTGCACCAGGCTCTCGGCCAGCTCCCGGTCGGTGGGCGTGTAGAGCTGGAAGAAGCCCGGGGTGGCGCCGAACTCGGCGGCGACCTCCTCCAGCGGATCGACGGTCAGGGTGGAGGCGACCATCGGCACGCCGGTGCGGGCGGCGGCACGGGCCGTGGCGAGATCGCCGTGGCCGTCCTGCGCGCACAGCCCGATCACGCCGACCGGGGCCATGAACAGCGGTGAGGGCAGGCGCATCCCGAACAGGTCGACGGACAGATCCCGGTCCGTGGCCCCCACCATCATCCGCGGGACGAGGCCCCAGCGTTCGAACGCGGTGACGTTGGCCCGCTGAGTGCGCTCGTCGCCGGCTCCGGCCATGACGTAGGAGCGCACGGAGGCGGGCATCGCGGCCTGAGCCAGCGGCTCCAGCTCGTCGTAGGTCATCGGGAAGCGCGGCACCACCCCGCGCAGCCCGTCCATGTAGATCTCGTCCTGATAGTCGCCGTACGCCATGGTCCGGCCCTCCTCACGCTCGACAGGTGCGGGCCCCTGAAGTCCACAATGGGAGAGTGACGCGTGAAAGCCGCCAAACGCAGGATTCTGCCTCGCGGGAGGGGACCATGCAGGATGATGCACCAGCGCTGCTGACAGAGGACGACCTGGCACTGATCAACGCCCTGCAGCTGCAGCCGCGGGCCTCATGGACCGAGCTCGGGCGTGCCCTGGAGGTCGACCCGGTCACCGTCGCCCGCCGCTTCGGCCGCCTGTCCGAGCAGGGCGCCGCCTGGGTGGGATTCTCACCCGGCCCACGCCTGTTCGAGCAGATCTGTGTGGCCTTCGTCGTGATCGACTGCGCTCCCGGCGCCACCACCGGGGTCGCCCAGGCACTGAGCGCCCACCCCCACATGCTCACGATCGAGCGCGCGGCCGCCGGCCACGACATCCTCGCCATCGCCGCCACCCGCGACCTGCCGGCCCTCTCCCGCTACACCCTCGACCTGCTCCCGCACCTTCCCGGCATCACCGCCGTGGAAGTCCGGATCGTCACCCACATGTTCACCGAGGGCGGCCGGTGGCGCATCGCCGCCCTGGACCCCGCCCAGCGTGCCCAGCTGACCGGCCCGCCCCCGGCCCAGACCCCTGTCGCCCCGGGCGAGATCACGCCCTTCGACCGCGCCCTCATCACCCGGATCGCCCACGACGGCCGCGCGCCCTATCAGACTCTGGCGAGCGACCTCGGCGTCAGCCTCAACACCGCAAAACGCCGCACCGAACAGCTCACCCGACGCGGCCTGCTGCGGTTCCGCTGCGACTTCGCCCGCCCCCTCGGAGGCTGGCCCGTCGCGGCCACCCTCTGGGCCAGAGTCCCGCCCGCCGATCTCCCCGAGATCGGCCACGCCCTCGTCCGCCTGCCCGAGACCCGTAACTGCGCCGCCGTCAGCGGCCCTCACAACCTCATCCTCCAGGCCAGCCTGCACTCCGTCAGCGACGTCCTGCGCCTGGAGACCCAGCTCGCCACCGCCCACCCGAGCCTCGACATCGTCGACCGCGTCATCGCCCTTCGCCAGGACAAGCTGATGGGGCGCCTCCTGGACCCCCACGGCCGCTCCGTCGGTATCGTCCCGCCCGACTTCTGGTCGGAGCCGGAGAGGTGACTCACACGGTGCCCCGAGCCGCCGACTCCTCCACGTTCGTCAGGGCCCAGCGTGCCTACGGGCATGTCGCGCTGAAAGCGCCAACAGGGCGAGGGATTTGACCCAACCAGTTCGCTGCGGGAGTAGATGCGGAGCTTCGAGTAGACGTGCGTGAGGTGGTATTGGACGGCACCCGGCTCACTGGGACAGCAGAAGACAATGAGCGACCTGGTCTCGGATGCCCTCGAAGCCCATGGCGGCGTGGAGCGGTGGCGGCCACGCGCCGAGGGCTCCGTCGTGACCGCCCCAGCTGCCCAGTATCTGTACGACTTCGCGGAAGCGTCCTCTGACATCTACGCGACCCGCGCCGCGAGGACTCGGCTTCAGGGACTGAGCAGGCCGGGGTTCTCACGGACGTATTCAGTGACCCCGGTCGGAGGCCGTCCGATGACCTGCTCGACGCCGTCCGCCCTGCGGTCGTATCGGTTCTCCGCGTGAAGGCGAGCCATGGTGGAGATGTGCTGGAAGACGTGGTCCGGCAGCCCCAGCGGTCTGAGGTCGTCGTCGATCCATTCCTGCAGGCCGACGTCGGTGTAACTGACCGGCTGGCCCAGAGCTGTGGAAACCTCCTCCGCCATGGCGGAGATGTCCTCCGAGCGGGGGCCGGTCAGCCCATAGACGCGGCCGGTGTGCGGGGCCGGATCGGCCAGGATCTCTGCCACGACCGCGGCGACGTCCCCGGCTGCCACGGGGGAGGTTTTCGCCTGGCCGAAGGGCAGTCTGATGCTTCCGTCCTTCGCGATCGAGGAGAAGCCGACACGGAACAGCGGGTTCTCCATGAACACGGTGGGCCTGATCTGGACGACGGGCAGGCCTGACCAGCCGAGGACCTGCTCCACCAGCCAGTGGTGCCGCTGCTGCACAGACTCGGAGGTGCTGGTGAGGTCCATCTCGGAGACGGTCAGCTGCGACATGTTCACGAACGCTTCCAGGCGCCCGTACGCACGCGCGACGGCCGCCACCGTCATGGCAGCCTCCAGATACTGCGCCGATACGCCCATGCCGAAGTACATCCGCCCGCAACCGGACAGGGCGTCAGCCACATCGCCCGCACGCGTGAGGTCTCCGACGACGACCTCGGCACCCGTCGCACGCAGCGCCTCCGCCCGTTCGTCGTCGCGACGCACCATGGCCCGCACGGGCAGGTCCCGTTGCCGGAGAATTTCGACCACGGTTCGGCCGACGGCGCCGACGCTACCCGCCGCGCCCGGCACCAGTATGGGCAGCAAACTGCCTTCTGGGGGGCGGTCCATACGAGCAGCGTGCGGTGCACGTCGCCGGGGCGCAACCGGAGCCCGATGAGCCGATACGCCCGGTGGCAGTGGGTCGCGTAGCCCGTGACACGGACGCGAGCCGGTCACCGCTCGGCAGATGCGCGCCGTGGGCCCGGGGTGTCCCATCCGAAACAGCTACCAAGGGCGTACGAGGACGGTGCCGACCTTGCCGGGCCCTACTGCGTGTTCGACGGCGTCGGTCAGTGCGCCGAGGCCGTACGTGGCGGCCACTTCGAACTGGTCCTTGAACGTCAGCGCGATCAGCTTCGCGGTGGCGACGTCGGATGCCCGCCTCTCGGCGGAGACCTCGGACAGCCACCGGCCGATGTTCTTGCCCTGCAGCGTCAGCGATTTGTGCAGCAGCTTCGACGCGTGCACCGAGATCGGCTCCTGGGCGATCTGCCCGTAGCTGACCAGCTTCCCGCCCGGCGTCAACAGGTCCAGAAGGCTCTACGCCAGCTACCTGCCGATCGGGTCGTGGCCACACTCACCGGGCGGTCGGCGGCCGCCTCGAGGACCTCGTCGGCCCAGCGTGGATGCTCGGTCGACATGACCGGAACGTTCGGGAACCGCTTGCGTAGCTCGGCGGCGCCTCGGTCGCTGCGGACGACGTTGATGAGGCCGAGGCCGTGGAGTTCGCCGAACGATTTACTGTCCCGACGTGACCCGTCGTGGTGGTGGTTCAGTTGGGTGGTGTACGGGTGATGGATCGGTTCCGGATGGATGTACTGACGGGCGGTCGGGCAGCGCGGCGTTGTCTGGTCGCGCTCACTTGCCAGATGGCGAGGAGCAGCAGCGTGCCGGTTTCAGCGAGGAGGCTGAGGACGGCTTGTGGTGCCGGTTGCAGACCGCGCTCGGTGAATCCGAACACGCCAACGGTGCGCGAAGCGGTGAAGCCGCCGAGGGCGCCGAGCGCGACGCCTGCCTCGGAGATCCTCAGCAGCGGGGGTGGTGTCCCGATCAGCAGCAGGGCAGCGAGGGCGAAGGATGCGCTGGCCTGGAGCAGGAACAGGGGGCCGATGATGTGGATGAAGCGGTACCCGTCGATGTAGAGCTGGGCGTGGATGTATCCGCCGGCGGCGAGGGTTGCGGCGGTCGCCGCCCGTAGGGTAGGGACGAGGAATCTTTGGGTGTTCATGCCAGCCTCTGGTCCTTGATGGCCAGTTCGCGGTCGCCTTGGCGGTAGCCGACGCTGCGGATGCCGAGTGCGTCCTTGAGCTGCCGGGCAGGGACGACCTGGGGCGTGGGGGCGGGGGCGCGGCCCGGTTTGGGCAGGGGGTAGGCGGTGGTGGTGGCGGAGTGGAAGGTGATGTTGCCCTCTGTCTTGGTGAACAGTTGGTGGACGTGTCCGTTGAGACAGGTGACGGAGGAGAAGCGGCGCAGGAGGGCGATGACCTTGAGGGCGTCGTCGGTGCTCCAGCCCCACTTCGGGTACATGGCGAAGAGCGGGATGTGGCTGAAGACCACGATGGGGGTGTCCGATGGCAGTCCCGCCAGGTCTTTGCGTACGAAGTCGATCTGCGTGTTGCCGAGGTGCCCGAGTTTCTCCAGGCTCAGGGTGTTGACCAGGGCGATGAAGTGCACGCCATGGGTGTCGAAGCTGTACCAGCCGTCGCCGAGCGTGCCCTTGCCGAAGGTCTGCCGGTAGGCGCGGCCTGCGTCGCCGATGGAGTCGTGTTCGCCCGGTACGGTGAAGACGCGGTCTGTCTGCATTCCGGTCATCATCTGCTTGACCTGGTCGAACTGCCCGGCCGTGGACAGGTGGGTCAGGTCGCCGCTGTGCATGACGAAGTCCGGTCTGAATCCAAGTGAGTTGACCTGGTTGATCGCTTCGGTGAATGAGCCGGCCACGTCCATGTTCGCCGGGCCCTGGAACCCGATATGGCTGTCGGAGACCTGGACGAACCGCAGCGTGCCGCTTCCCGCTGCGACGGCCTCGGCGGCAGCCCCGGCGTTGGTGTCCCGGGAGTCCGCGATGTGGCTGATCACCTCTCCGCTGGCCACGGTCAGCACCACCGCGCCGCCGAACCATCCGGCGTGACGCATGAGTTGACGCCGGGTCATACCGTGTTCGGTTTCATGCTGGCCGGCGTCGTCGGCCGGTGCTCCGTCGTGACGGTCGTAGTAGTCGGTCATTGGGTCACCTCCACGGTGGCGGTCATGAACGGATGGATGGTGCAGATGTAGGCGTAGGTGCCGGGCTTGGTGAACGTGTAGCTGTAGGTGGCGTGGGTGGCCAGGGCGGCCGAGCGCAGGGGGCCACCCGATGCGGCGCTGGTGACGGTGTGGGCGTCGGTGTCCTGGTTGGTCCAGGTCACCGTCGTGCCCGCTTTGACCTGCAACGTGGCCGGAGAGAATGCGAAGTTCTTGATCGCGACGGCATTCCCGGTCACCGGCGCGGCCGCCGCGCCCGTGCTCGAGGTACTCATGGGCATGCTCATGCTGGGCATCGGGGAGGCGCCGGGAGCGGAGCCCGCCGCTTTCCCCGACCCCGTGGCACCGGGCATCCCGGGGGTCTGGTGCTGACCCGGACCGGGCGTGATGACGCCGGCTCCGGAGGACGAGGGATGCGACGACGGGCCGCATGAGCTGAGGAGCCCCAGCGCACCGGCGGTGGCGATGGTGGCGACGGCCAGCCCGGCCGCAGCACGGGATCGCCGAGTTGGTGGGCGAAGGTTCACGTACATGGTGTGCGTTCCTCACTGATCAGGCGGAGACGGGAACTGCGCCGGCTCGGGCGCACGCAACCGCAGGGATGTGGTGGATGCCGCGTTCACGGGCACGCGTCCCTCACGGACCCGGCGAGCGAGCCTGAGTGCCCCCGTGCCGGCTGCCCGCCTCGAGGTGCTCCGCGCTGCGCATCCGCCCTGCCGCGCCACGAGGATGAAGGCGACACGCGGCAGTTCGCCCGAGCAGGCAGCCGCGAGCGACTCGGGGCAGGTCGGCGTCGCCCATACGGGTGATGGGCACACTGGCCCGGATGGAGTTCTGCCCCGGTCGCCGCTCAGCCGCCGATCACTGTGCGTAGCGCCATCGGCGTGGTGTGTGCTGGACATCGGTCGGGGCTGCAGAGTGGCACCGGCTTCGATGCACGGGGGCGGGGGAGCCGGGCCGGGCGAGAGCGCGTGCGTCGCGTGGTGCATTTCGGTCACCCCTGTTCCACCCCTTGCCGCAGGGGAAGCGATGAGGAGTTGCGCGTAAGCCGGTTCTTGTTCGCCTCCACGGACGGCATGGCTGCAGCGGTTCGATTGATACGCACCTTTTGTGGGACTTCATGGGATCGCTGCAGTTCAGTCGGTCCGGACCCGCGCATGCTTGACCATGGCGAGGTCGTAACGCCGCAAGGGCGTACCACCTGCAGCACTCACAGTGCGTGACCCGTGCCGAGCTGTTCGTGCAGGACAAAGCGGCGCATATGCCTGATGATCGTGGTATGCCCTGGAGTTCCCGAAAACGTGGTTCAAGGACCGATCCGGATCGCTCCGCGCACCGTGTCTCTGATAGAGGGACCCTTTCGACCGCGGATGAGGAACTGCTGCGCACGCTGTACGCGGAGCACTCAGGAGCCCTGTTCCACTACGTGCTGCGACTGACCTCAGGAGACTGGCAATGGGCAGAGGACGTGGTACAGGAGACACTGCTGCGAGCGTGGCAGCATCCCGCCGCGTTCGACCCCGCACGCGGTCCGGCCCGGGCATGGCTGTGTACGGTCGCTCGACACCTGGTCATCGACGCCCACCGGGCCCGGCAGTCCAGGCCGGCCGAGGCCGGCGGCGATGTGCTGGAGCGAGCCGCCGAGCAGAAGCCGGGCAAGGACGAGATCGAGCAGGCACTGCAGAGCTGGGCGGTTGCCGAAGCCGTCCGGTCACTGTCCCCGGACCACCGCGCCGTCCTGCTGGAGACCTACTACCGGGGCCGGACCATGGCGGAGGCCGCACAGGTGCTGGGCGTCCCGCTGGGCACAGTGAAGTCGCGGACGTACTACGCCCTGCACGCCCTGCGGCTGGCGCTGCAGGAACGGGGGATCGAGCCATGACCGTGGCGGGCAGGAGGCGGCGACCATGAGTCCGGAGCACGACGCCCTCCGGCTGACGCTGGGAGGTTACGTCTTGGGCACGCTGCCCTCGGCGGAAATGGAACAGGTGCGCATCCACCTCGCGGCATGCACCGAATGCCGGGCCGAACACGCCCAGCTGGCGGGATTGCCTGCGCTGCTGGCGACGGTGACCGAAGCCGAAGCCTCGGGCCAGACGGTGCTGGCGGCCGAAACGGATTTGACCGACCGACTGATGGTACGGGCAGCCGAAAGCGCGCAGGGCTCCCCGCTCCCCGAACGGCCCGCCGCGCCCGCGGTGTCGAAGACCCCAGAGGGGGGTGTGCTGGAGAGGCTGCTCCAGCAGGCTGCGGCCAGGCGCCGCAGGTCTTGGCGCCTGCAACTGGCCGGCGCTGCAGTCTCGCTGACGTTCATCGCGGCAGCGGCCGGTGGCACATGGCTGGCGGCAATCGGATCCGTGGGCAGTCAGGCGAGGCCGCCCGGGCCGACCGCGCCGACTGTCTGGCGCACCTTCTCCGGGAGCGATCCCGCCACCGGCGTCTCCGCCTCGGTGAAGGTCTCGCCCTCTGCCTGGGGCAGTGTCCTGCAGATCTCCGCAGGAGGGGCACCCGCCGGAATCACCTGTCGGCTGCAGGCGGTCGGGCCCGGCGGGGCCAGGACGGACGGCGCTACCTGGCGGGCAGGCGAGTACCCTCCCGGCACCACGATCCCAGGAGCGGTCGCCATGGCTCCGGGAGCCATCGAGCACTTCGAGATCCTCGCGGGCAACGGTCAGAAGCTGGTCACCATCCGAGCGTGAGGCCAGACCATGGCGGTCATGTCACTGGGCGGCCGGTCGCCCAGTGGCATGACGGCAGCAGCAGGGCGTGAGGATTGGTGGCACAAGAGGCCAAGACGACGTCGCCTTCGAAAGGCCGGGCGCTCCGCGGCGAGGGACCCCGATCATTCGACAAGCACCGGGCCGCCTCAAGACCTGGGTGGACCGAGCTGGAGGGGCGCGCACAGGACGTCCAGCTGATGGCCATGGAAGAGGTTTCTGCCCGTGACACCGGCTGGACGGGCACGCTCGTGATCACCGTAGCCCCTCGATCCCGCCGCGCCGCGTGGCTCCGGGATCGGCGCGGCCGTCCGACAAGGGCTCGCGGCCGATGAGTGTGGCGGCCTCGGAGGCCGACACCGGCACCTGTATGACCGAGGGGCTGAGCGGCAGCCAGCGCGCGGAGGCGGCTGATGGTCGAGTCGGCCGCCGCCAGCCGGGAAGGATCACCCCGGCCAGGTTGATCAAGGTGAAGCCCGTC comes from Streptomyces sp. FXJ1.172 and encodes:
- a CDS encoding Lrp/AsnC family transcriptional regulator; this translates as MQDDAPALLTEDDLALINALQLQPRASWTELGRALEVDPVTVARRFGRLSEQGAAWVGFSPGPRLFEQICVAFVVIDCAPGATTGVAQALSAHPHMLTIERAAAGHDILAIAATRDLPALSRYTLDLLPHLPGITAVEVRIVTHMFTEGGRWRIAALDPAQRAQLTGPPPAQTPVAPGEITPFDRALITRIAHDGRAPYQTLASDLGVSLNTAKRRTEQLTRRGLLRFRCDFARPLGGWPVAATLWARVPPADLPEIGHALVRLPETRNCAAVSGPHNLILQASLHSVSDVLRLETQLATAHPSLDIVDRVIALRQDKLMGRLLDPHGRSVGIVPPDFWSEPER
- a CDS encoding NAD(P)H-binding protein; translated protein: MDRPPEGSLLPILVPGAAGSVGAVGRTVVEILRQRDLPVRAMVRRDDERAEALRATGAEVVVGDLTRAGDVADALSGCGRMYFGMGVSAQYLEAAMTVAAVARAYGRLEAFVNMSQLTVSEMDLTSTSESVQQRHHWLVEQVLGWSGLPVVQIRPTVFMENPLFRVGFSSIAKDGSIRLPFGQAKTSPVAAGDVAAVVAEILADPAPHTGRVYGLTGPRSEDISAMAEEVSTALGQPVSYTDVGLQEWIDDDLRPLGLPDHVFQHISTMARLHAENRYDRRADGVEQVIGRPPTGVTEYVRENPGLLSP
- a CDS encoding metallophosphoesterase family protein; this encodes MTDYYDRHDGAPADDAGQHETEHGMTRRQLMRHAGWFGGAVVLTVASGEVISHIADSRDTNAGAAAEAVAAGSGTLRFVQVSDSHIGFQGPANMDVAGSFTEAINQVNSLGFRPDFVMHSGDLTHLSTAGQFDQVKQMMTGMQTDRVFTVPGEHDSIGDAGRAYRQTFGKGTLGDGWYSFDTHGVHFIALVNTLSLEKLGHLGNTQIDFVRKDLAGLPSDTPIVVFSHIPLFAMYPKWGWSTDDALKVIALLRRFSSVTCLNGHVHQLFTKTEGNITFHSATTTAYPLPKPGRAPAPTPQVVPARQLKDALGIRSVGYRQGDRELAIKDQRLA
- a CDS encoding plastocyanin/azurin family copper-binding protein yields the protein MSTSSTGAAAAPVTGNAVAIKNFAFSPATLQVKAGTTVTWTNQDTDAHTVTSAASGGPLRSAALATHATYSYTFTKPGTYAYICTIHPFMTATVEVTQ
- a CDS encoding sigma-70 family RNA polymerase sigma factor, which translates into the protein MPWSSRKRGSRTDPDRSAHRVSDRGTLSTADEELLRTLYAEHSGALFHYVLRLTSGDWQWAEDVVQETLLRAWQHPAAFDPARGPARAWLCTVARHLVIDAHRARQSRPAEAGGDVLERAAEQKPGKDEIEQALQSWAVAEAVRSLSPDHRAVLLETYYRGRTMAEAAQVLGVPLGTVKSRTYYALHALRLALQERGIEP
- a CDS encoding anti-sigma factor, which encodes MSPEHDALRLTLGGYVLGTLPSAEMEQVRIHLAACTECRAEHAQLAGLPALLATVTEAEASGQTVLAAETDLTDRLMVRAAESAQGSPLPERPAAPAVSKTPEGGVLERLLQQAAARRRRSWRLQLAGAAVSLTFIAAAAGGTWLAAIGSVGSQARPPGPTAPTVWRTFSGSDPATGVSASVKVSPSAWGSVLQISAGGAPAGITCRLQAVGPGGARTDGATWRAGEYPPGTTIPGAVAMAPGAIEHFEILAGNGQKLVTIRA